A single genomic interval of Spirosoma taeanense harbors:
- the greA gene encoding transcription elongation factor GreA: MGKISYYTEEGLNRLKNELAELKTKGRAEIARQIAEARDKGDLSENAEYDAAKDAQGLHELKISKLEEVLANARILDESTIDTSQVSVLSKVKIKNKKNGAEMLYTLVSEEEADLKSGRISVGSPIGKGLLGKRVGDTAEIKVPAGIMEFEVVEIGR; the protein is encoded by the coding sequence ATGGGAAAAATTTCATATTACACCGAAGAAGGTCTCAATCGGCTCAAAAATGAGCTGGCCGAACTTAAAACCAAAGGCCGGGCCGAGATTGCCCGCCAGATTGCCGAAGCCCGCGATAAAGGTGACTTAAGCGAAAATGCAGAGTATGATGCGGCTAAAGACGCGCAGGGGCTCCACGAGTTGAAAATCTCAAAACTTGAAGAGGTACTGGCCAATGCCCGCATCCTGGACGAATCGACAATTGACACCTCGCAGGTATCGGTGCTGTCGAAGGTCAAAATCAAGAATAAGAAAAACGGAGCGGAGATGCTGTATACGCTCGTTTCGGAAGAAGAGGCTGATCTGAAATCAGGCCGGATTTCGGTTGGGTCACCTATCGGCAAGGGCCTGCTGGGCAAACGGGTTGGCGATACGGCCGAGATAAAAGTACCGGCCGGGATTATGGAGTTTGAAGTAGTCGAGATTGGTCGGTAA
- a CDS encoding HIT family protein yields the protein MPSIFSRIVAGEIPAHTIAETEDYLAFLDVMPTTTGHTLVIPKKEVDYLFNLDDELYSGLMAFAKQIAPAIEKAVPCKRIGVAVIGLEVPHAHVHLIPLNSMADMNFNNKMKPTQDELAATAAKIRQFL from the coding sequence ATGCCTTCTATCTTCTCCCGAATCGTTGCTGGCGAGATTCCAGCCCATACAATCGCCGAAACCGAGGACTATCTCGCCTTTCTGGACGTAATGCCCACCACGACGGGCCACACGCTCGTTATTCCGAAGAAAGAAGTGGATTATCTGTTCAACCTCGACGACGAATTATACAGTGGGCTGATGGCTTTCGCCAAACAGATTGCGCCCGCCATCGAAAAAGCCGTGCCCTGTAAACGTATCGGCGTTGCGGTGATTGGCCTGGAAGTACCGCACGCGCACGTTCACCTGATTCCGCTCAACTCGATGGCCGACATGAACTTCAACAATAAAATGAAGCCGACTCAGGACGAGCTGGCCGCAACGGCCGCGAAGATAAGGCAGTTTTTGTAA
- a CDS encoding dihydrofolate reductase, whose amino-acid sequence MKISLISAVAQNGVIGCTNPQGKPDLPWHLPDDFAFFKKKTSHHPIIMGRKSLEALGKPLPNRTNIVITRNPEFTAAGVTVVHTLDNALAQARTVNQEEIFVIGGAEIYAMALPIATTLYLTEIHQTYEGDAYFPAFDRSEWKEVSRKPHPADERHEAGFDFVEYEKQVK is encoded by the coding sequence ATGAAAATTAGTCTCATTTCGGCCGTAGCGCAGAACGGCGTTATTGGTTGCACCAACCCGCAGGGTAAACCGGACCTGCCCTGGCATTTGCCCGATGACTTCGCGTTCTTCAAAAAGAAAACCAGTCACCACCCAATCATCATGGGGCGTAAATCGCTCGAAGCGTTGGGAAAACCGTTGCCAAATCGCACAAACATTGTTATCACACGCAATCCCGAGTTTACGGCTGCTGGCGTAACCGTTGTGCATACGCTCGACAATGCGCTGGCCCAGGCCAGAACGGTCAATCAGGAAGAAATTTTTGTGATTGGCGGGGCCGAGATTTACGCCATGGCGCTGCCGATAGCGACAACGCTTTATCTGACCGAAATCCACCAGACGTATGAAGGTGACGCTTATTTTCCGGCGTTCGACCGCTCGGAGTGGAAAGAAGTGTCTCGCAAGCCACACCCGGCAGATGAACGGCATGAAGCTGGGTTTGACTTTGTTGAGTATGAAAAGCAGGTAAAGTAA
- a CDS encoding polysaccharide deacetylase family protein, with amino-acid sequence MLKLLFLLITGIGLMDCLTVCAQTETYAEKLGFPKGRKVVLFHVDDAGMSYESNVGTMNALDKGIASSTSVMMPCGWVPQFFDYLRKHPTIDAGVHLTLTSEWDNYRWTPLVGREKAPGLYDEQGAFWHSVAQVVEHASPDEVETEIRAQLARYRSFGLQPTHMDSHMGTLFEPKFLPKYVKLAIEEKIPILFPGGHASLIIKANNIPASLQQLLQQVGQQLWNAGLPVLDDLDGTSYGWNLPAGTAMTDENLRSYKTQKFIELLKAARPGLTYIIMHCTAPTEVFSQISTSGPTRKGDMLAMMDPALRAFVENEGIIVTTWRELAERRRKVVK; translated from the coding sequence ATGCTTAAGTTATTGTTCCTGCTCATAACCGGCATCGGTTTAATGGACTGTCTGACGGTTTGCGCACAGACAGAAACGTATGCCGAAAAGTTGGGCTTTCCCAAAGGCCGGAAAGTCGTGCTGTTTCACGTTGACGATGCCGGCATGAGTTATGAGTCGAACGTTGGCACAATGAACGCCCTGGACAAAGGAATTGCGAGCTCCACTAGTGTCATGATGCCCTGCGGATGGGTACCTCAGTTTTTCGATTATCTCCGGAAACACCCTACTATCGACGCCGGAGTTCACCTGACGTTAACGTCGGAGTGGGATAATTACCGCTGGACTCCGCTGGTTGGGCGTGAAAAGGCCCCGGGTCTTTACGACGAGCAGGGCGCTTTCTGGCATTCAGTAGCGCAGGTTGTCGAGCATGCGTCGCCCGATGAAGTTGAGACCGAGATTCGGGCGCAACTGGCGCGCTACCGGTCGTTTGGCCTTCAGCCAACGCATATGGATTCGCACATGGGTACGCTGTTTGAACCGAAGTTCCTGCCGAAATATGTTAAGCTAGCTATCGAGGAGAAAATCCCCATCCTGTTTCCGGGAGGTCATGCGTCGCTGATTATCAAAGCCAACAACATTCCAGCTAGTCTGCAACAGTTGCTTCAGCAAGTAGGACAGCAGCTCTGGAACGCAGGCTTGCCGGTTCTTGACGATCTCGACGGAACAAGCTACGGCTGGAATCTGCCCGCCGGGACGGCAATGACCGATGAAAACCTGCGTTCCTACAAAACCCAGAAATTTATCGAGCTGCTGAAAGCCGCGAGGCCCGGGCTGACGTATATTATTATGCACTGCACGGCGCCAACGGAAGTATTTAGCCAGATATCAACCTCGGGGCCAACCCGGAAAGGAGATATGCTGGCGATGATGGACCCGGCGCTGCGGGCGTTTGTCGAGAACGAAGGAATCATAGTGACGACCTGGCGCGAGCTGGCAGAACGGCGCAGGAAAGTAGTGAAATAA
- a CDS encoding NAD(P)H-dependent glycerol-3-phosphate dehydrogenase — translation MKTQHGTGQLPVRLTMVGGGSWATALVKILSENNVTVKWWMRSEADADHIKRYHHNKSYLSDVQINTRKVRVCTRIRDAFRDSEYVILAVPAAFVADALTGINASHFTDKCVISAIKGMIPGANQLVTDWVSDQYGVSAERMSVIAGPCHAEEVALEKQSYLTIASQDPSCAEDVAALLRCRFVQTTPVDDIYGIEYAAVMKNIIALACGITHGLGYGDNFQAVLVSNAMQEIRRFVDAIYPKHRDLSGSAYLGDLLVTAYSPFSRNRTFGTLIGRGYTIQSAQAEMNMIAEGYYAVKSIYEINRRCGVDMPIVDAVYKILYDRAAPTGEMNGLKGLLK, via the coding sequence ATGAAAACTCAACACGGCACCGGCCAGCTGCCCGTGCGCCTGACCATGGTAGGGGGCGGAAGCTGGGCAACCGCACTCGTCAAGATCCTGTCTGAAAATAACGTTACGGTTAAATGGTGGATGCGCAGCGAGGCAGATGCAGACCACATCAAGCGGTATCATCATAACAAAAGCTACCTCAGCGACGTGCAGATCAACACTCGGAAAGTTAGGGTCTGCACCCGAATCCGGGACGCCTTCCGGGATAGTGAATACGTTATTCTGGCGGTTCCGGCGGCTTTCGTGGCGGATGCGCTAACGGGTATAAACGCCAGCCACTTTACCGACAAATGCGTCATATCGGCCATTAAAGGGATGATTCCAGGCGCCAACCAGTTAGTGACCGACTGGGTGAGCGATCAGTATGGCGTATCGGCCGAACGAATGTCGGTCATTGCCGGTCCGTGCCATGCTGAAGAAGTGGCACTTGAGAAACAGTCGTACCTGACGATTGCCTCGCAGGACCCTTCCTGCGCCGAAGATGTAGCCGCCCTGTTGCGTTGCCGCTTCGTGCAGACAACACCCGTCGATGATATATACGGCATCGAATACGCGGCTGTAATGAAAAATATCATCGCGCTGGCCTGTGGCATTACGCACGGGTTAGGCTACGGCGACAATTTTCAGGCGGTGCTGGTATCTAACGCCATGCAGGAAATCCGACGGTTTGTTGATGCAATCTACCCTAAACACCGCGATCTGAGTGGCTCGGCTTATCTGGGCGATCTGCTGGTAACGGCTTATTCCCCCTTTAGCCGGAACCGGACATTCGGGACGCTCATCGGGCGGGGCTACACTATTCAGTCGGCGCAGGCCGAAATGAACATGATTGCTGAAGGTTATTATGCCGTGAAAAGTATTTACGAAATTAACCGGCGTTGTGGCGTAGATATGCCGATTGTCGATGCCGTTTATAAGATTCTTTACGATCGGGCCGCGCCAACGGGCGAGATGAATGGGCTAAAAGGATTATTAAAATAA
- a CDS encoding efflux RND transporter periplasmic adaptor subunit, protein MKRKSNRIWWILGGLVVLLVVGLVAAKQTGIIGKPKSTEVDFAVVKRTDITERVSASGRVQPQVEVKISPDVSGEIIGLYVNEGDPVKAGQLLCRIRPDNYESLLARARATVNQSRAQLEQSKASVAQSSARLIRAKADYERNRKLFTDKVISSADFETSEANYNVAKQEVEAARANVRAAQFSIQSAEATLRDASENLRKTTIYAPVNGTVSKLNIELGERVVGTSQMAGTEIMRIANLQNMEVRVNVNENDIVRVNLGDTADIEVDSYTTSGRKFKGVVYEIANTANGLTSSSGAAAAALSTDAVTEFEVKVKILNNSYSDLLAEKDKKGYPFKPGMTASVEIITDRKSGVLAVPIAAVTTRGTEDAKAGEPEQRNGAVEEKPAGQPEKKEEVKEIVFVNVGGKAVRREVKTGISDFENIEVLSGLKPGEQIISGPFIAVSKRLKDGDLVVKRDPKKAKKKEQTEEESD, encoded by the coding sequence ATGAAACGTAAGTCAAACCGTATTTGGTGGATATTAGGCGGACTGGTCGTTCTGCTCGTTGTCGGTCTGGTCGCTGCCAAGCAAACCGGTATCATTGGAAAACCGAAGTCAACCGAAGTTGACTTCGCAGTCGTTAAACGGACCGATATAACGGAGCGGGTTAGCGCGTCGGGGCGCGTCCAGCCGCAGGTAGAGGTCAAAATCAGCCCCGATGTATCCGGCGAAATCATAGGGTTATACGTCAACGAGGGTGATCCGGTCAAGGCGGGTCAGCTGCTGTGCCGTATCCGGCCCGACAATTATGAGTCGCTGCTGGCCCGTGCACGGGCAACGGTTAACCAAAGCCGGGCCCAGTTAGAACAGTCGAAAGCGTCGGTGGCGCAATCGAGCGCCCGGCTGATCCGGGCCAAAGCCGACTACGAACGAAACCGTAAACTCTTTACCGATAAGGTAATTTCCTCGGCTGATTTTGAAACCAGCGAAGCCAACTACAACGTAGCTAAACAGGAAGTTGAAGCGGCTCGGGCCAACGTCCGGGCTGCGCAGTTCAGTATCCAGAGCGCCGAAGCGACGTTGCGTGACGCCAGCGAGAATTTGCGCAAAACAACCATCTACGCCCCCGTTAACGGGACGGTTTCCAAACTGAATATTGAACTTGGCGAACGGGTGGTCGGTACGTCGCAGATGGCCGGTACGGAAATCATGCGGATCGCGAATCTGCAGAATATGGAGGTTCGGGTCAACGTGAACGAGAACGACATTGTGCGCGTCAACCTGGGCGACACGGCCGATATTGAAGTAGATTCCTATACAACCTCCGGCCGAAAGTTTAAAGGTGTCGTTTATGAAATTGCCAACACAGCCAACGGGCTGACCAGCTCGTCGGGAGCCGCTGCGGCCGCCCTGTCGACGGATGCCGTAACCGAGTTCGAGGTTAAGGTTAAGATTCTAAACAACTCTTACAGTGATTTGCTGGCCGAAAAAGATAAAAAAGGTTATCCGTTTAAACCGGGCATGACGGCCTCCGTCGAAATCATTACGGATCGAAAATCGGGCGTACTGGCCGTACCGATTGCGGCCGTTACCACGCGCGGGACCGAGGATGCGAAGGCCGGGGAGCCTGAACAGAGAAACGGGGCGGTTGAGGAAAAACCCGCCGGTCAGCCGGAGAAAAAAGAAGAAGTCAAAGAGATCGTGTTTGTGAACGTAGGCGGTAAAGCCGTTCGGCGCGAGGTAAAAACAGGCATCAGCGACTTTGAAAATATCGAGGTTCTATCCGGGCTGAAACCCGGCGAACAAATCATTTCGGGACCTTTTATTGCCGTATCGAAGCGACTGAAAGACGGCGATCTGGTGGTTAAGCGTGATCCTAAGAAGGCAAAAAAGAAAGAACAGACGGAAGAAGAAAGCGATTAA
- a CDS encoding metallophosphoesterase, producing the protein MKCLSISDLHGLTVWQQINFDAYDRIIFIGDYTDSYEVNDETIYKNLNDIIQLRQQYPQKVVLLIGNHDAQYLHYPHYGCSGFRMWAQPSLSNLFARHKALFQIAHQEGAYLFTHAGVTNRWLARLLTQTGRQTSTITSDFNVADLLNDVHGQSQSVRDLLFEAGPRRGGSDPFSGPVWADRTETRADYLKGFHQVVGHTPTDDFLTIGDATGSITYTDVLQTKTAFYEFEMPDQVNPDDLLAY; encoded by the coding sequence ATGAAATGCCTCAGTATAAGTGATCTGCATGGCCTGACGGTCTGGCAACAGATCAATTTTGACGCGTATGACCGGATTATTTTTATAGGCGACTACACAGACAGTTATGAGGTAAATGACGAAACGATTTATAAGAATCTGAATGATATAATCCAGCTGAGGCAACAATACCCGCAAAAAGTCGTGCTGCTGATTGGCAACCATGACGCACAGTATCTGCACTATCCGCACTACGGCTGTTCAGGGTTTCGGATGTGGGCACAACCCTCGCTCAGCAATTTATTTGCCAGGCATAAAGCCCTGTTTCAGATTGCCCATCAGGAAGGTGCTTATCTCTTTACGCACGCGGGCGTGACAAACCGATGGCTGGCGCGGCTGCTAACCCAAACCGGTCGTCAAACCTCGACAATTACGTCCGATTTCAACGTAGCTGACCTGCTGAATGACGTACATGGGCAGTCCCAGTCTGTGCGGGATCTGTTGTTTGAAGCAGGCCCCAGACGGGGCGGATCTGATCCGTTCAGCGGTCCGGTCTGGGCCGATCGGACGGAAACCCGAGCCGATTACCTAAAGGGTTTTCATCAGGTTGTAGGACATACTCCTACGGACGACTTCCTAACTATTGGCGATGCAACGGGTTCAATTACCTATACAGACGTATTACAGACAAAAACGGCATTTTATGAATTTGAGATGCCTGATCAAGTAAATCCAGACGATTTATTAGCTTACTAG
- a CDS encoding BatA domain-containing protein, with amino-acid sequence MNFLYPSFLFGLMAVSVPIAIHLFNFRRTRRVFFTNVALLRTVQTETKSFRRLKHWLILACRCLFLACLVLAFAQPFIPSKNRLGLSRQGVTSLYLDNSFSMQNERNEKRYLDIAISKLDELLTLFRNATSLQLLTNDFSAAEQQAGTAESVRDRVTSVRFAHTSRMLETVYRRQRNLLSSLNPGGRNQLFWFSDFQKSTVGDLSKLKIDTTDRLFIVPLDAQATKNVYVDSVWLTTPFIREMQNNSLNVKLNNGGRENVRNLAIRLYLDDAQTSTASATIPPDGSVTVALNFNVTTKGYHRGRIVFEDFPITFDNQYFFVIQASPAVRVLHLFEQKAQTDYVQTVFSNDSLFVRRSFNAQNFDVGQLKETDLVVLEGVAQVSGTLRSELERFVRQGGSLAVIPPANPDAGSYGPFLSALGVGSVQVTGPGTSPSLLPMADPDRRSPFFRDVFQQSYQSDPLNMPSAAPVWRWSSGQRLLSLRDGSPFLTQSRVGQGNLYLLANPLANQYGNLAEHALFVPVMYKMAALSVRAQRTAYSFDDGLITIPVNNPSERAVYKLKHDKLEIIPVQRIVGNQLLLEMPKSNELAAGQTIEAGYYTLLNGQGKTEQLLAFNHGNQESAMEFYSADELRRAFASQPNVEVFDSIQDGDFVQVLEQENLGKSLWKYFLLAALAFLLIEVGLVRFLKG; translated from the coding sequence ATGAATTTCCTATATCCCTCATTCTTATTTGGCCTGATGGCCGTATCGGTTCCAATTGCCATTCACCTGTTCAACTTCCGCCGAACGCGCCGGGTGTTTTTTACGAATGTGGCCCTGCTGCGTACCGTTCAGACTGAAACCAAATCCTTCCGTCGGCTCAAGCACTGGCTTATTCTGGCCTGCCGGTGTTTGTTTCTGGCCTGTCTGGTTCTGGCGTTTGCCCAGCCGTTTATTCCGAGTAAAAACAGGCTGGGCCTATCCCGGCAGGGCGTTACGAGCCTATACCTCGACAACTCGTTCAGTATGCAGAATGAGCGGAACGAGAAACGCTATCTGGACATTGCCATCAGCAAGCTGGATGAACTACTGACCTTATTTCGCAACGCCACGTCGCTGCAACTGCTCACGAATGATTTTTCGGCAGCCGAGCAACAGGCCGGAACGGCTGAATCGGTGCGCGACCGGGTTACGTCCGTCCGGTTTGCGCATACGTCCCGGATGCTCGAAACCGTTTACCGGCGGCAGCGTAACCTGCTCAGCTCGCTGAATCCGGGTGGGCGGAATCAGTTATTCTGGTTCTCAGATTTCCAGAAAAGTACCGTCGGCGATCTGTCGAAGCTGAAAATTGACACCACCGACCGCCTTTTCATCGTACCGCTGGATGCGCAGGCGACCAAAAATGTGTATGTTGATTCGGTATGGCTCACCACGCCGTTTATCCGCGAGATGCAGAATAACAGCCTGAACGTAAAGCTGAATAACGGCGGCCGGGAAAACGTCAGAAATCTGGCCATACGCCTGTATCTGGACGATGCCCAAACGTCAACAGCTTCGGCAACCATCCCGCCGGACGGCTCCGTAACGGTTGCGTTAAACTTCAACGTAACGACCAAAGGCTACCACCGGGGCCGGATTGTTTTCGAGGATTTTCCGATTACGTTTGATAACCAGTACTTCTTTGTCATTCAGGCTTCGCCCGCCGTTCGGGTGCTGCATTTGTTTGAACAGAAAGCGCAGACCGATTACGTACAGACCGTTTTCTCCAATGACAGCCTGTTTGTCCGGCGTAGTTTCAATGCGCAGAATTTCGATGTTGGGCAGTTGAAAGAAACGGATCTGGTTGTACTGGAGGGCGTGGCTCAGGTTTCAGGAACGCTCCGCTCTGAACTGGAGCGATTCGTTCGGCAGGGCGGCAGTCTGGCCGTTATTCCACCGGCAAATCCGGATGCGGGCAGTTATGGCCCATTTCTGAGTGCGCTGGGTGTAGGCAGCGTGCAGGTAACGGGCCCAGGAACATCACCTTCGCTCCTACCCATGGCCGATCCTGACCGGCGCAGTCCGTTCTTCCGCGACGTATTTCAGCAAAGCTATCAGTCCGATCCGTTGAATATGCCCTCGGCCGCTCCGGTGTGGCGGTGGAGTTCGGGGCAACGTCTGCTGAGTCTGCGCGACGGAAGCCCTTTCCTGACGCAGTCGCGGGTGGGTCAGGGCAATTTGTATCTGCTGGCCAATCCGCTGGCGAACCAGTACGGGAATCTGGCTGAACACGCGCTGTTTGTGCCAGTAATGTATAAAATGGCCGCTTTGAGCGTCCGGGCGCAGCGAACCGCTTATTCCTTCGATGATGGCCTGATAACCATTCCGGTAAATAATCCTTCGGAACGGGCCGTCTATAAACTGAAACACGATAAGCTGGAGATTATTCCCGTGCAGCGCATAGTGGGGAACCAGCTCTTGCTCGAAATGCCGAAAAGCAATGAATTGGCGGCTGGACAAACCATTGAGGCAGGGTATTACACCCTGCTCAACGGACAGGGAAAAACCGAACAGCTCCTGGCGTTTAATCATGGTAACCAGGAATCGGCGATGGAGTTTTACTCCGCCGATGAACTGCGTCGGGCTTTTGCCAGCCAGCCTAATGTCGAAGTTTTCGACAGCATTCAGGATGGCGACTTTGTTCAGGTACTGGAGCAGGAAAACCTGGGTAAGAGCCTGTGGAAATACTTTCTGCTGGCCGCGCTTGCTTTCCTGCTGATTGAGGTTGGGCTGGTGCGGTTCCTAAAAGGGTAA
- a CDS encoding M14 family metallopeptidase, with the protein MICCLSVAAQAQTLPTPKEHFGFSIGDDYQLATYTQTEAYFKKLAAQSDRVKLVDIGATEEGRRQCMLIVSSPANLKNLARYQEISQRMARAENLTDEQAHALANEGKAVVWIDGGLHATETVGTHQLIETAWQLLSRNDPETLRILDQVVILLTHANPDGQELVTNWYMREQQPTKRSLENLPRLYQKYVGHDNNRDFFIMNMKESQNLGHQLFIEWLPQIMYNHHQRGPAGSVLAGPPYRDPFNYVFDPLMITGIDALGAAMYNRLNVENKPGYTRLGGSSFSTWYNGGLRTTTEFHNMIGLLTEIIGGPTPEEVPLVPQRLIPNGATPNPVAPQKWNFRQSIDYSLSLNYAVLDYAARHHDELLFNIYRMGKNSIEHGNRDYWTPYPKRIDAINQAYRNDQKKAAPAESGNTNSDPFGWSNRGGIPAKYYDSVLKDPTLRDPRGYILSAAQPDFPTAVSFINALIKTGLVVHKATADFTVAGKSYPAGSYVVKTNQAFRPHVLDMFEPQDHPNDFQYPGGPPIRPYDSAGWTLAYQMGVQFDRLLEDFDGPFARVPYGELQKPTGGLKAGSSVAGYTLSPRANYSFTVVNDLLKAGVDVYRLSGGRTGKSVVEPGTFFVPASAKARTALEKSAADSGLEVMGVAQRPSGVAGKVKPQRIALWDTYGGSMASGWVRWLAEQYHFPAQVIYAQDIDAGNLHKKYDVIVFVTRAIPATGSQESEANRTPASREPKAEELPTEYRPWLGRITASKSIPQLKQFMEDGGSVVTIGSSTNLAYHLGLPVKNALVEMTASGQSRPLPGEKYYVPGSILRVSMDSTQQATWGMPSQGDVYFDASPVFKIAPDAIANGSVKPLAWFSSAHPLRSGWAWGQSYLQDGVTAFMAPVGSGKLYAFGPEITFRAQAHGTFKLLFNQLYATAVTP; encoded by the coding sequence ATGATTTGTTGTCTGTCCGTAGCGGCACAGGCGCAGACCTTGCCAACACCGAAAGAACATTTCGGCTTCTCGATTGGCGACGACTACCAACTTGCTACCTATACGCAGACAGAGGCTTATTTTAAGAAGCTGGCGGCTCAGTCGGATCGGGTCAAGCTTGTTGACATTGGCGCAACAGAAGAGGGGCGCCGGCAGTGCATGCTGATAGTCTCGTCGCCGGCTAACCTGAAGAATCTGGCTCGCTACCAGGAAATTTCCCAGCGGATGGCCCGCGCCGAAAACCTGACCGATGAGCAGGCGCATGCCCTTGCCAACGAAGGGAAGGCGGTCGTCTGGATTGACGGCGGTCTTCACGCTACCGAAACCGTCGGAACGCATCAGCTTATCGAAACGGCCTGGCAGCTGCTGAGCCGGAATGACCCCGAAACGCTTCGGATTCTGGACCAGGTTGTCATTCTGCTGACCCACGCTAACCCCGACGGGCAGGAACTGGTTACGAACTGGTACATGCGTGAGCAACAGCCAACGAAGCGCTCGCTGGAGAACCTGCCCCGGCTCTACCAGAAATATGTTGGTCATGACAATAACCGCGATTTCTTCATCATGAACATGAAGGAGTCACAGAATCTGGGCCACCAGTTGTTTATCGAGTGGTTGCCGCAGATCATGTATAATCACCACCAGCGTGGTCCGGCTGGTTCGGTGCTGGCGGGTCCGCCTTACCGCGATCCGTTCAATTACGTTTTCGACCCGTTGATGATTACGGGGATTGATGCCCTGGGGGCGGCTATGTATAACCGGCTGAACGTAGAGAACAAGCCCGGCTACACGCGGCTTGGCGGTTCGAGTTTTTCGACCTGGTACAACGGTGGACTACGCACAACGACGGAATTTCACAACATGATTGGCCTGCTGACGGAAATCATTGGGGGGCCAACACCCGAAGAAGTGCCCCTGGTGCCGCAGCGGCTGATTCCCAACGGCGCTACGCCCAATCCGGTGGCTCCTCAGAAATGGAATTTCCGGCAATCCATCGATTACTCGCTTTCGCTGAACTACGCGGTACTGGATTACGCGGCCCGCCATCACGACGAACTGCTCTTTAATATCTACCGCATGGGCAAAAACTCTATTGAACACGGCAACCGCGATTACTGGACACCTTACCCGAAGCGGATTGACGCCATTAACCAGGCGTACCGGAACGATCAGAAAAAAGCAGCTCCGGCTGAGTCGGGAAATACCAACAGCGATCCATTCGGCTGGTCGAACCGGGGTGGCATTCCCGCTAAATATTACGACAGCGTTCTGAAAGACCCGACCCTACGTGATCCTCGGGGGTATATCCTATCGGCTGCACAGCCCGATTTTCCAACGGCGGTTTCGTTCATTAACGCGCTCATCAAAACAGGTCTGGTTGTGCACAAGGCTACGGCCGACTTTACCGTTGCCGGAAAGAGTTACCCGGCCGGTTCTTACGTTGTGAAGACAAATCAGGCGTTCCGGCCACACGTACTCGATATGTTTGAGCCGCAGGATCACCCTAACGACTTCCAGTATCCGGGTGGACCGCCCATCCGGCCCTATGATTCGGCGGGATGGACGCTGGCTTATCAGATGGGCGTGCAGTTCGACCGGTTGCTGGAGGATTTTGATGGGCCGTTTGCGCGCGTACCCTACGGTGAGCTGCAAAAGCCCACGGGCGGTTTGAAAGCAGGCTCATCTGTTGCAGGTTATACGCTCAGCCCGCGCGCTAATTACTCCTTCACGGTTGTCAACGATTTGCTTAAGGCGGGGGTTGATGTGTACCGGTTGTCGGGTGGACGTACCGGAAAGTCGGTTGTGGAGCCGGGTACATTCTTTGTGCCAGCATCAGCAAAGGCCAGGACTGCACTGGAGAAATCGGCCGCTGATTCTGGGCTTGAAGTGATGGGCGTAGCGCAACGGCCATCGGGTGTGGCTGGCAAAGTAAAGCCGCAACGAATCGCCCTCTGGGATACCTACGGCGGCTCAATGGCTTCCGGCTGGGTACGCTGGCTGGCCGAGCAGTACCACTTTCCGGCTCAGGTTATTTACGCTCAGGATATTGATGCCGGTAATCTTCACAAGAAATATGACGTCATTGTTTTTGTTACCCGCGCCATTCCGGCAACCGGCAGTCAGGAGAGCGAAGCTAACCGGACACCGGCGAGTCGGGAGCCAAAAGCTGAAGAACTGCCGACCGAGTACCGCCCCTGGCTTGGCAGGATTACAGCCAGCAAATCGATTCCTCAACTAAAGCAGTTTATGGAAGATGGCGGCTCTGTGGTAACGATCGGCAGCAGCACGAATCTAGCCTATCACCTGGGCTTACCGGTGAAGAATGCGCTTGTTGAGATGACTGCCAGCGGGCAGAGCCGGCCGCTACCGGGCGAAAAGTATTACGTTCCGGGCAGTATCCTGCGCGTAAGTATGGATTCTACCCAGCAGGCTACCTGGGGTATGCCGTCGCAGGGCGATGTTTATTTCGACGCCAGCCCGGTGTTCAAAATTGCACCTGATGCGATTGCAAATGGTAGCGTGAAGCCACTGGCCTGGTTTTCAAGCGCACACCCGCTGCGGAGCGGCTGGGCCTGGGGGCAGTCATACCTGCAGGATGGTGTAACAGCCTTTATGGCTCCTGTTGGCTCGGGCAAATTATACGCCTTCGGGCCGGAGATTACGTTCCGAGCGCAGGCTCATGGGACGTTTAAACTCTTGTTCAACCAGTTATATGCAACGGCCGTTACGCCTTAA